In one Thermococcus sp. 2319x1 genomic region, the following are encoded:
- a CDS encoding S9 family peptidase — protein MKKIDIKDLEKFKLVGGLDVHRRKVAFTVSEISIEKDDYFSKIYVYDGRKVAQFTSGPKDSNPRFSPDGKFIAFTSKRHKESKEAELYLIPTTGGEARLITKFKFGINDYEFSPDGKTLAVITPVEIEKKSKDDVHIIKEIPFWFNGIGWVYGKRNHIYLVDVESGKKRKLTRGSLNVQTLKWSKDGSKIYFVAQEDREKRPMISDLFVVDLKSRKVEKLTDSKWRIGDFLPLEDGTFILRMSTLGRGIPTNTHIYHFNPETKEIKKLTAKLDRSAYNSLNCDVRGPSRNPLVYKDGWVYYIATDGPRANLFRVNLKGEIERVIGGDRSVETFGIGDYIAFIAQDAVTPTELYILNDGEERKVTDFNGWIRGYTLSKPEHFKVKASDGVEIDAWVMKPVDFEEGKKYPAVLEIHGGPKTAYGYSFMHEFHVLTAKGFAVIFSNPRGSDGYGEDFADIREHYGERDYRDLMEVVDEAVKRFDFIDGEKIGVTGGSYGGFMTNWIVGHTNRFKAAVTQRSISNWTSFFGTTDIGYYFAPDQIGGDPWSNPDGYWKKSPLKYAPNVETPLLIIHSMEDYRCWLPEALQFFTALKYLGKTVELALFPGENHDLSRSGKPKHRVRRLELIVGWMERWLRG, from the coding sequence ATGAAGAAGATTGACATCAAAGACCTGGAAAAGTTTAAGCTTGTCGGTGGACTTGATGTACACAGAAGAAAAGTTGCTTTTACGGTAAGCGAAATCAGCATAGAAAAAGATGACTACTTCTCAAAAATCTATGTTTATGACGGTAGGAAGGTTGCACAGTTTACTTCTGGACCAAAAGACTCAAATCCGCGCTTTTCGCCAGATGGTAAGTTCATAGCTTTCACATCCAAAAGGCACAAGGAAAGCAAGGAGGCTGAGCTTTACTTAATCCCTACAACTGGGGGAGAGGCGAGGCTTATCACCAAGTTTAAATTTGGAATAAATGACTACGAGTTTTCACCTGACGGCAAAACACTCGCCGTTATAACCCCGGTGGAGATTGAGAAAAAATCAAAAGATGACGTACACATAATCAAGGAAATCCCCTTCTGGTTCAATGGCATTGGCTGGGTTTATGGAAAGCGGAACCACATCTATCTTGTCGATGTTGAGAGCGGGAAAAAGAGGAAGCTGACGAGAGGAAGCCTTAACGTTCAAACTTTAAAATGGAGCAAAGATGGAAGCAAAATCTACTTTGTTGCCCAGGAGGATAGGGAAAAGAGGCCTATGATAAGCGATCTCTTTGTTGTTGATCTTAAGAGCAGGAAGGTTGAAAAGTTGACCGATTCAAAGTGGCGCATTGGCGATTTTCTTCCCCTCGAAGACGGCACGTTCATTCTTAGAATGAGCACCCTTGGGAGAGGCATTCCAACGAACACTCACATCTATCACTTCAACCCCGAGACGAAAGAAATCAAAAAGCTCACGGCAAAGCTTGACCGATCAGCATATAACTCCCTCAACTGCGATGTAAGGGGGCCCTCGCGGAATCCGCTTGTTTATAAGGACGGCTGGGTTTACTACATAGCCACGGACGGCCCAAGGGCAAACCTCTTCCGTGTCAACCTCAAAGGGGAGATAGAGCGTGTAATCGGCGGAGATAGAAGTGTTGAGACTTTCGGCATCGGGGATTACATAGCCTTCATTGCTCAAGACGCGGTTACTCCGACGGAGCTCTACATCCTCAACGACGGGGAGGAGAGGAAGGTTACCGACTTCAACGGATGGATAAGGGGGTATACCCTTTCAAAGCCGGAGCACTTCAAAGTCAAAGCGAGCGACGGCGTCGAGATAGACGCGTGGGTGATGAAGCCCGTAGATTTTGAGGAAGGTAAAAAGTACCCGGCCGTTTTGGAGATCCACGGCGGGCCAAAAACAGCATACGGCTACTCTTTCATGCACGAGTTCCACGTTTTGACTGCCAAGGGCTTCGCGGTGATATTCTCCAACCCGAGGGGAAGCGACGGCTATGGTGAGGATTTTGCTGACATAAGGGAGCACTACGGCGAGCGTGATTATCGGGATTTAATGGAAGTGGTCGATGAGGCGGTAAAGAGGTTCGACTTTATAGATGGGGAGAAGATAGGCGTAACCGGCGGTTCCTACGGAGGCTTCATGACGAACTGGATAGTTGGCCACACCAACCGCTTTAAGGCCGCCGTGACCCAGCGCTCGATATCGAACTGGACGAGCTTTTTTGGAACGACGGACATAGGCTACTACTTTGCCCCCGACCAAATAGGTGGTGATCCCTGGAGCAATCCGGATGGTTACTGGAAGAAGAGCCCGTTGAAGTATGCTCCCAACGTCGAGACCCCTCTCTTAATAATCCACAGCATGGAGGACTACCGCTGCTGGCTTCCGGAGGCACTGCAGTTCTTCACCGCCTTAAAATACCTTGGAAAAACCGTCGAGCTCGCCCTATTCCCGGGTGAGAACCACGACCTCAGCCGCTCAGGAAAACCAAAGCACAGGGTTAGGAGGCTTGAGCTTATCGTTGGATGGATGGAGAGGTGGCTTAGGGGGTGA
- a CDS encoding tRNA(Met) cytidine acetyltransferase TmcA has product MTVKVRFDKEVRDYAKSEGVKDPTLKLTETALAEAIEEFHRRMIVLAGDTMKKATLAGILAGASAKIISSILEELMEKKLRDESEDKVEVLYATDALGQETFGRKRYEEFRKHFDVLAGENVNVTAVTFKHTHDILGRTYDLLVLDLSYDFSPNDLGRIIETVRGGGLIFILANPFEKWKDMWTGFHKSLVTPPYTIDDVKKRFNRRLIRKFEEHEGIYILNAENQKILKGPKNEKGQAKLPEREKIEIPSEIKFPRELYELCLTNGQVEVLKALEGLIENDGMVVLTADRGRGKSVSVGIGSVGLAVKSKKKRVRIVVTAPELENVQSLFRFAKKSLQKLGYKPKVIEENGLIKEIYAKGIRLRYYPPTQGYKMNADVYVIDEAAGIHVPILHKYLTKPKVIYSSTIHGYEGAGRGFSVKFLKKAKEKREFKEIHLSVPIRYESDDPIERWLFDVLLLDAEPVELTEEDYELIRRKEVYFEKPDLDDWFENDREDLRHFVGIYVLAHYRNRPSDVALLADAPHHEARVLRLKNGKIVCAVQIAKEGGIPKKDIDKMAKGYKPRGNIIPDMMVKHHYAKDFAKLKGYRVVRIATHPDAMDMGLGSKALELLIQEADREGLDWVGSGFGASEELIRFWIRNGFAPVHLSPSRNPVSGEYTAIVIKPISKKAQEIVRKANDEFRIRLTEWLGDTHRDLEPEIARWLFETPFGESVNYPITLTDVQKKRLEMFVDKVLTYDTVLDAVKPVVKLYFLDGWMKPYLDERQIHLLIYRVLQAHTWEETAKFIDRSPMFTMIEVRDIIRGLWYYYKHILK; this is encoded by the coding sequence ATGACCGTGAAAGTGAGATTCGACAAAGAAGTGAGAGACTATGCTAAAAGCGAGGGTGTTAAGGATCCAACTCTAAAGCTCACTGAAACCGCTCTCGCTGAGGCTATTGAAGAGTTCCATAGAAGAATGATAGTTTTAGCTGGGGATACGATGAAAAAAGCCACCTTGGCTGGAATTCTTGCCGGAGCTTCTGCCAAAATAATCTCCTCAATTCTTGAAGAACTTATGGAGAAAAAGCTCAGGGATGAGAGCGAGGATAAGGTTGAAGTTCTTTATGCAACCGATGCCCTTGGGCAGGAAACTTTTGGAAGAAAGAGATATGAAGAATTTAGAAAGCATTTTGATGTTCTTGCCGGAGAAAATGTAAACGTTACCGCCGTCACCTTTAAGCACACCCACGATATTCTTGGGAGAACTTATGACCTGCTTGTTCTCGATCTCAGCTATGATTTCTCCCCCAATGACCTCGGTAGGATAATAGAGACCGTAAGGGGAGGGGGGTTGATATTCATCCTTGCCAACCCGTTTGAAAAGTGGAAGGACATGTGGACTGGCTTCCACAAAAGCCTCGTTACTCCTCCCTACACCATAGATGACGTGAAAAAAAGGTTTAACAGAAGGCTCATCAGAAAGTTTGAAGAGCATGAAGGAATTTACATCCTAAACGCCGAAAACCAGAAAATTCTAAAGGGTCCAAAAAACGAGAAGGGCCAGGCAAAGCTCCCTGAAAGGGAGAAGATCGAAATACCAAGCGAAATAAAGTTCCCAAGAGAGCTCTATGAGCTCTGCCTCACAAACGGTCAGGTTGAGGTTCTTAAGGCCCTCGAAGGGCTGATAGAAAACGATGGGATGGTCGTCCTAACGGCCGATAGGGGAAGAGGAAAGAGTGTCAGCGTTGGTATAGGTTCTGTTGGTCTCGCGGTGAAATCGAAGAAAAAGCGTGTAAGGATTGTTGTCACAGCTCCAGAGCTCGAAAATGTGCAGAGTCTCTTCCGCTTTGCAAAGAAAAGCCTCCAGAAGCTCGGGTATAAACCAAAAGTTATAGAAGAAAACGGCCTCATAAAGGAAATATACGCCAAAGGAATCAGGCTAAGGTACTACCCCCCAACTCAAGGCTATAAAATGAATGCAGACGTCTATGTAATTGACGAAGCCGCTGGAATTCACGTCCCAATACTCCACAAATACCTCACAAAGCCCAAAGTAATTTACTCCTCCACAATCCATGGATATGAAGGTGCTGGAAGGGGTTTCTCTGTCAAGTTCCTAAAGAAGGCCAAGGAGAAGAGAGAGTTCAAGGAGATACATCTCTCAGTTCCAATTAGGTACGAGAGCGACGACCCGATTGAGAGGTGGCTCTTTGACGTTCTCCTGCTGGACGCCGAGCCTGTGGAGCTAACTGAGGAAGACTACGAGCTTATTAGGAGAAAAGAAGTCTACTTTGAAAAGCCCGACCTTGATGACTGGTTTGAAAACGATAGAGAAGATTTGAGGCACTTCGTCGGTATTTACGTTCTTGCCCACTACAGAAACAGACCGAGCGATGTGGCACTTTTAGCCGATGCACCACACCATGAAGCAAGGGTTCTAAGGCTCAAAAACGGAAAGATAGTCTGTGCCGTGCAGATAGCCAAAGAAGGGGGAATTCCGAAAAAGGACATAGACAAAATGGCTAAGGGCTACAAGCCGAGAGGGAACATAATCCCTGACATGATGGTGAAACACCACTATGCAAAAGATTTTGCGAAGTTAAAAGGTTATAGGGTGGTTAGAATAGCCACCCATCCAGATGCGATGGACATGGGTCTTGGGAGCAAGGCGCTCGAACTGTTAATTCAAGAGGCCGATAGAGAAGGTCTTGACTGGGTAGGAAGCGGGTTTGGAGCAAGTGAAGAGCTCATAAGGTTCTGGATAAGAAATGGGTTTGCCCCTGTTCATTTAAGTCCTTCAAGAAACCCAGTAAGCGGGGAGTACACGGCAATAGTGATAAAGCCAATAAGCAAGAAGGCTCAAGAGATAGTTAGGAAAGCCAACGATGAATTTAGAATTAGACTCACGGAGTGGCTTGGAGACACGCATAGAGATTTAGAGCCAGAAATAGCAAGATGGCTCTTTGAAACACCTTTTGGAGAGAGCGTCAACTACCCGATAACCCTGACGGATGTGCAGAAGAAGAGGCTCGAGATGTTCGTGGACAAAGTCCTAACGTATGATACCGTTCTTGATGCAGTGAAGCCGGTGGTAAAGCTTTATTTCCTCGACGGCTGGATGAAGCCTTATCTCGATGAGAGACAAATACACCTCCTTATCTACCGCGTTCTTCAAGCACATACGTGGGAAGAAACTGCAAAGTTCATTGATAGAAGCCCAATGTTCACGATGATAGAAGTTAGGGACATAATAAGAGGCCTCTGGTACTACTACAAGCACATACTCAAGTAG
- a CDS encoding 7-carboxy-7-deazaguanine synthase QueE yields the protein MFLAEIFNSWQGEGGSVEGSAFGRRQIFVRFAGCDLRCIWCDSASYIIASNVPRWRYEVKPFTGKFEYKPNPAKLEEVVDVILKLDTGDIHSISYTGGEPTLQTKNLYALMEEMHDLGFKNFLETNGSRPERIGEVSHLVDYASVDIKDETAKASENWRGLVLREVESIRILKKAGAKTYAKLVVTKDTKEENVRWYAELLKNLAPLAIQPKEPIDISQHQLMRLYNIAAKIMGRENVGLSFQVHKYLNVL from the coding sequence ATGTTCCTGGCCGAAATCTTCAACAGCTGGCAGGGAGAGGGGGGAAGCGTAGAGGGAAGTGCCTTTGGCAGAAGGCAGATTTTTGTTAGATTTGCCGGTTGTGACCTTAGATGCATCTGGTGCGACTCTGCAAGCTATATCATAGCTTCTAACGTTCCAAGATGGCGCTACGAAGTGAAGCCTTTTACTGGAAAGTTTGAATACAAGCCCAACCCGGCAAAGCTTGAAGAAGTTGTTGATGTTATCTTAAAGCTGGACACCGGAGATATACACTCAATAAGCTACACCGGCGGAGAGCCAACTCTGCAGACGAAGAACCTCTACGCCCTCATGGAGGAGATGCACGATTTGGGATTCAAAAACTTCTTAGAGACCAACGGCAGCAGGCCGGAAAGAATAGGAGAGGTTTCCCACCTTGTAGATTATGCGAGTGTTGACATAAAAGATGAGACCGCCAAAGCAAGTGAAAATTGGCGAGGGCTGGTGCTCAGAGAAGTGGAGAGCATTAGGATACTCAAGAAGGCAGGGGCAAAGACTTATGCAAAGCTTGTGGTCACAAAAGACACAAAAGAAGAAAACGTGAGATGGTACGCGGAGTTGCTGAAGAACTTAGCCCCCCTTGCCATACAGCCCAAGGAGCCGATTGATATTTCCCAGCATCAACTTATGAGGCTTTACAACATCGCCGCAAAGATAATGGGAAGAGAAAACGTTGGTTTAAGCTTTCAGGTGCACAAGTATCTAAACGTCCTTTGA
- a CDS encoding CBS domain-containing protein — protein sequence MVIVPKPIDPREIKKLRKELGITQEELAEKAGVTQAYIAKLESGKVDPRLSTFNRILQALAECKKARFRAKEIMSSPIIGVKPYETVENVVRLMSKHNISQVPVIAGNKVVGSVTEKTLVRKSFEYEDLLSKKVMEIMDEPFPIINEDESIEVVKYLLEEHPAVIVQDREGKPVGIITRSDLFKIK from the coding sequence ATGGTTATCGTTCCCAAGCCTATTGACCCTCGCGAGATAAAGAAGCTTAGAAAGGAGCTTGGCATAACACAAGAAGAGCTTGCGGAAAAAGCTGGAGTTACGCAGGCTTACATAGCAAAGCTTGAAAGCGGTAAAGTTGATCCTAGATTATCAACTTTCAATCGAATTCTCCAGGCTTTGGCTGAATGTAAAAAGGCTCGATTTAGGGCTAAGGAAATAATGTCCTCTCCCATAATAGGGGTCAAACCATACGAAACTGTTGAAAACGTTGTTAGGTTGATGAGCAAACACAACATTTCCCAAGTTCCCGTAATAGCGGGCAACAAGGTGGTCGGTTCTGTTACGGAAAAAACTCTCGTTAGGAAGAGCTTTGAATATGAAGACTTGCTTTCAAAGAAGGTTATGGAGATTATGGACGAGCCTTTTCCAATAATAAATGAGGATGAAAGCATTGAAGTCGTGAAGTACCTCCTCGAGGAGCATCCAGCGGTTATAGTTCAGGACAGAGAAGGCAAGCCCGTTGGAATAATAACCCGCTCAGATCTGTTCAAAATAAAATAA
- a CDS encoding proteasome-activating nucleotidase gives MSDVEDVNVKHEEGYDDYVYYLKRRIRQLELQVRTLEADKERLERELSRLRMEMSRLRQPPAFAGTLIELLDEDRAIVQNYNGPRFVVRIAPWIEREKLKPGARVALDQRTMAVIELLPSQKDPSVLGFEVIERPKVTYNDIGGLKKQLMELREAIELPLKHPELFERVGIEPPKGVLLYGPPGCGKTLMAKALANEVNATFIRVVGSELVRKYIGEGARLVSELFELAREKAPSIVFIDEIDAIGAKRLDETTGGEREVNRTLMQLLAELDGFDPRGNVKVIAATNRPDILDPALLRPGRFDRLIEVPLPDFKGRWEILKVHTRKMNLKGVDLKAIAEMTEGASGAELKAIVTEAGMFAIRERREYVTHEDFIKAVEKVLGSEERLAQQIASHEVMYG, from the coding sequence ATGAGCGATGTTGAAGATGTCAACGTGAAGCACGAAGAGGGTTATGATGATTACGTTTACTACCTCAAGCGTAGAATAAGGCAGCTTGAACTCCAAGTGAGAACGCTTGAGGCTGATAAGGAGAGACTTGAGAGGGAGCTTTCACGCTTAAGGATGGAGATGTCCAGACTGAGGCAGCCTCCAGCTTTCGCTGGTACTTTAATTGAACTTTTGGATGAAGACAGGGCTATTGTTCAAAACTACAATGGCCCAAGGTTCGTTGTGAGGATTGCACCGTGGATAGAAAGGGAGAAGCTAAAGCCCGGTGCCAGAGTCGCCTTGGATCAAAGAACAATGGCGGTTATAGAACTTTTGCCGTCTCAAAAAGACCCATCTGTGCTGGGCTTTGAGGTAATTGAGAGACCCAAGGTCACCTACAATGACATAGGTGGACTGAAAAAGCAACTTATGGAGCTAAGAGAGGCCATAGAGCTTCCACTCAAGCACCCTGAGCTCTTTGAAAGGGTTGGGATTGAGCCACCCAAAGGGGTACTTCTCTACGGTCCTCCCGGCTGTGGAAAAACCCTAATGGCAAAGGCGTTGGCTAATGAGGTAAATGCAACCTTCATAAGGGTCGTCGGCAGTGAACTTGTGAGGAAGTACATAGGGGAAGGCGCCAGATTAGTTAGCGAGCTTTTTGAACTGGCAAGGGAAAAAGCACCGTCAATAGTTTTTATTGATGAGATAGACGCAATAGGTGCAAAGAGATTGGACGAAACAACCGGTGGAGAAAGAGAGGTCAACAGAACTTTAATGCAGCTTTTGGCTGAACTGGATGGCTTTGATCCGAGGGGCAACGTTAAAGTTATTGCTGCCACAAACAGGCCTGACATCCTTGATCCGGCTTTACTTAGACCGGGAAGATTTGATAGGCTTATAGAGGTTCCGCTGCCAGACTTCAAAGGAAGGTGGGAAATCCTTAAAGTTCACACGAGAAAGATGAACCTTAAGGGCGTTGACCTCAAGGCCATAGCGGAGATGACGGAAGGGGCAAGTGGTGCAGAGCTTAAGGCCATTGTAACAGAGGCGGGAATGTTTGCCATCAGGGAAAGAAGGGAGTACGTAACCCACGAGGACTTCATAAAGGCCGTTGAGAAAGTCCTTGGCTCAGAGGAAAGATTAGCTCAGCAGATAGCTTCACACGAAGTTATGTACGGTTAA
- a CDS encoding metal-dependent hydrolase, translating to MVKVRFLGHAAFEIEGEGKRILIDPFLTGNPNAAAKPEDFDKVDLILVTHAHGDHVGDAVKIAQKTGAKIVAMYDMANYLVENNRGITTIGMNYGPTEVEGVKIIQVPAWHSSSDGKYSIGNACGYIIELEGKKIYHAGDTYVFKDMELFAELYGIDLALLPIGGHFTMGPKEAAKAVELLKPKYVIPMHYGTFPPIAKDPEEFKELVGDKAEVIILKPGEVFEL from the coding sequence ATGGTGAAGGTAAGGTTTCTGGGACATGCAGCATTTGAAATAGAGGGGGAAGGGAAAAGAATACTAATAGACCCGTTCTTAACCGGGAACCCAAATGCGGCAGCAAAACCTGAGGACTTTGACAAGGTTGACCTGATTCTTGTGACCCATGCACACGGAGATCACGTTGGTGATGCAGTAAAAATTGCTCAAAAAACTGGGGCAAAGATAGTGGCAATGTACGACATGGCCAACTATCTCGTAGAAAACAATAGGGGTATAACGACAATAGGAATGAACTACGGCCCAACTGAGGTTGAGGGGGTCAAAATAATTCAAGTCCCGGCATGGCATTCAAGCAGCGACGGAAAATACAGCATTGGAAACGCCTGCGGATACATAATAGAACTCGAAGGAAAGAAAATCTACCACGCTGGAGACACCTACGTTTTCAAGGACATGGAGCTCTTCGCTGAGCTTTATGGAATAGATCTTGCCTTGCTTCCAATAGGGGGACACTTCACGATGGGGCCCAAAGAGGCGGCAAAGGCCGTTGAGCTCCTTAAACCGAAATACGTTATACCAATGCACTATGGAACCTTCCCACCAATAGCCAAGGACCCAGAAGAATTCAAAGAGCTTGTTGGAGACAAGGCAGAGGTCATCATACTAAAACCAGGAGAGGTCTTTGAGCTTTGA
- a CDS encoding cell wall-binding repeat-containing protein, with translation MVSVLKTKRVALIIIAALILASFIAVPIYAQQEENRPEYELIIVRNDDLIDYITVQPYARLLNIPVLPVNPQKLDEKTWAQLYSYIQLGWKKVLIVGNSNAVSKEVEDELLKMGYSVTRIGGDVRTETAEKLAVHFYPQGSKAVVLASALDYGSALAASKFAMEYDLPLLLTLENDLSEHAIAGLNHLRPNLVILVGTGLNETIEVKLKSMGYETYWLGKNVEKPPVSPPERPSPYRYFLIGAMLSLAVALPITLYWAKRKWYSHKIPVEVLTEKERIVVKALIEQGGKVKQEDLPELTGYSRPTVSRIIQELEKKQLVEREKIGKTFIVKLVKEIDLKE, from the coding sequence GTGGTGAGTGTATTGAAGACTAAGCGTGTCGCATTAATAATCATTGCGGCCTTAATACTTGCCTCTTTCATAGCCGTCCCGATTTATGCCCAGCAGGAAGAGAATAGACCTGAGTACGAACTGATAATAGTTAGAAACGATGACCTCATAGATTATATTACCGTTCAACCCTATGCGAGACTTCTTAACATTCCTGTTCTTCCCGTTAACCCCCAAAAGCTGGATGAAAAGACATGGGCTCAGCTTTATTCATACATCCAGTTAGGGTGGAAAAAAGTCTTGATAGTTGGGAACTCAAACGCGGTTAGCAAGGAGGTCGAGGATGAGCTCCTCAAGATGGGATACAGCGTTACGAGAATAGGGGGAGATGTAAGGACTGAAACAGCGGAAAAATTGGCTGTTCACTTTTACCCTCAGGGGTCAAAAGCAGTAGTGCTGGCTAGTGCTTTAGATTATGGCTCTGCCCTTGCCGCATCAAAGTTTGCAATGGAGTATGATCTACCGCTCTTACTAACTTTAGAAAACGATCTCTCAGAGCACGCAATCGCGGGGTTAAACCATTTAAGGCCAAACCTTGTTATTCTGGTTGGAACAGGATTGAATGAAACAATTGAAGTAAAATTAAAGAGTATGGGATACGAAACCTACTGGCTCGGAAAGAACGTAGAAAAACCCCCCGTGTCTCCTCCAGAAAGGCCATCTCCATATAGATATTTTCTCATAGGTGCCATGCTATCACTGGCAGTTGCCCTCCCGATAACACTGTACTGGGCAAAGAGGAAATGGTATTCCCACAAAATACCTGTGGAAGTTCTGACAGAAAAAGAAAGAATCGTTGTAAAAGCCCTAATAGAACAGGGTGGAAAAGTGAAGCAAGAAGACCTCCCAGAGCTTACCGGCTATTCGAGACCAACAGTGAGCAGAATAATCCAAGAGCTTGAAAAGAAACAGCTGGTTGAGAGGGAGAAAATCGGCAAGACTTTCATTGTCAAGCTTGTGAAGGAAATAGACCTTAAGGAATAG
- a CDS encoding C2H2-type zinc finger protein, whose amino-acid sequence MAVLKAIKIKDRDGEVFFRCPRCGMVFRKSKDYIKHINKSHGHLFRKA is encoded by the coding sequence GTGGCGGTGCTTAAGGCAATAAAAATCAAGGACAGAGACGGGGAGGTCTTTTTTAGATGCCCAAGATGTGGAATGGTCTTTAGAAAGAGCAAGGATTACATCAAGCATATAAACAAGTCCCATGGGCATCTTTTTAGAAAAGCGTGA
- a CDS encoding ATP-NAD kinase family protein codes for MRVGLIVNPIAGMGGRVALKGTDGVVEEAIKRGAKPVALDFTKLFLNELSHYGLDVEFLTGPDGLGEEALKEFNFPYRVIKHREIKYREISGVKIPDTTREDTKTLAKLMKDKVGILLFAGGDGTARDVYEVIDKEKPILGIPTGVKMFSGVFATSPEDAARLLVEFAKGNAKLVEREILDLDENAYRHDEVKAKLYGKALTPYVETLVQGAKETIPLDEEGELDAIVEAIVEELEDGVYFLGAGSTIKKLKDMLGIDGTLLGVDIVEIKNRKAKLLVKDAQEKDLLEYLHRNPKIIVTVVGGLNFLFGRGNQQFSPEVLRHIPKENIIVVATPSKVKGAIRVYTGDRRVDEKLKGYIKVRISPWAERIVKVI; via the coding sequence ATGAGAGTTGGCTTAATAGTCAATCCTATAGCCGGAATGGGTGGAAGGGTCGCTCTAAAAGGCACAGATGGTGTGGTCGAGGAGGCTATAAAGCGAGGGGCAAAGCCCGTGGCGCTTGATTTTACAAAGCTTTTTTTAAATGAGCTCTCTCATTATGGCCTTGATGTCGAATTTTTGACAGGGCCTGATGGACTGGGGGAAGAAGCACTTAAAGAATTCAATTTCCCGTATAGAGTTATTAAGCACAGAGAGATCAAATATAGGGAAATATCGGGAGTTAAAATTCCGGATACCACAAGGGAAGACACTAAAACACTTGCAAAGCTTATGAAAGATAAAGTAGGCATACTGCTCTTTGCAGGGGGAGACGGGACAGCTAGAGATGTGTATGAGGTAATAGATAAAGAAAAACCCATTCTTGGGATCCCTACTGGAGTTAAGATGTTCTCCGGGGTTTTTGCTACCTCTCCAGAGGACGCTGCAAGGCTTCTTGTGGAATTCGCAAAAGGAAACGCAAAGCTTGTAGAAAGGGAAATCCTTGACCTCGATGAAAACGCTTACCGGCACGATGAAGTAAAAGCAAAGCTCTATGGAAAAGCCTTAACTCCCTATGTGGAGACCCTTGTGCAGGGGGCAAAGGAGACTATTCCACTTGATGAAGAGGGAGAACTTGATGCTATAGTGGAGGCCATTGTGGAGGAGCTTGAGGATGGAGTCTACTTTCTGGGAGCCGGCTCAACTATAAAAAAGCTCAAAGACATGCTTGGAATAGATGGAACTTTGCTGGGGGTCGATATAGTTGAGATAAAAAACAGGAAAGCGAAGCTTCTCGTGAAAGATGCCCAGGAAAAAGATTTGCTGGAATACCTTCATAGAAACCCGAAAATCATTGTGACTGTTGTAGGGGGCTTGAACTTTCTTTTTGGTAGGGGCAACCAGCAGTTTTCTCCGGAAGTTTTGAGGCATATACCAAAGGAAAATATTATTGTTGTGGCGACTCCTTCGAAAGTTAAAGGGGCGATTAGGGTTTATACTGGAGACAGGCGAGTTGATGAGAAACTTAAAGGCTACATAAAGGTTAGAATCTCTCCTTGGGCAGAGAGAATTGTAAAGGTTATCTAA
- a CDS encoding ParB/RepB/Spo0J family partition protein: protein MIRLITREEAFKRAERIKKENEALYGVPFQLEHKYLPLDALIPTQWELSEKKLLVVLQEIAHGYDAPVIVLEHKGNYYILDGHHRAYARKKLGFSQIEAIVLRPLREIPIKIEESVRRARLKSLDDIVIAKE, encoded by the coding sequence GTGATTAGACTCATAACCAGAGAGGAGGCATTTAAAAGAGCTGAGAGGATAAAGAAAGAAAATGAAGCCCTTTATGGTGTGCCATTCCAACTGGAGCACAAGTATCTTCCCCTTGATGCCCTTATACCGACCCAGTGGGAGCTGAGTGAGAAGAAGCTGTTAGTAGTGCTTCAAGAGATAGCCCACGGTTACGATGCTCCCGTTATAGTTCTAGAGCACAAGGGAAACTATTATATCTTGGACGGCCATCACAGAGCCTATGCCAGGAAAAAGCTAGGCTTTTCGCAGATTGAGGCAATAGTCCTTAGACCCCTCAGAGAAATCCCCATAAAAATCGAGGAATCGGTGAGAAGGGCAAGATTAAAAAGTCTTGATGATATCGTGATAGCTAAGGAGTAA